From Domibacillus sp. DTU_2020_1001157_1_SI_ALB_TIR_016, a single genomic window includes:
- the fusA gene encoding elongation factor G, with product MAREFSLKNTRNIGIMAHIDAGKTTTTERILYYTGRIHKIGETHEGASQMDWMEQEQERGITITSAATTAQWKGHRVNIIDTPGHVDFTVEVERSLRVLDGAVTVLDAQSGVEPQTETVWRQATTYGVPRVVFVNKMDKLGADFLYSVGTIHDRLMANAHPIQLPIGAEDEFSGIIDLIEMKATMYGNDLGTEIEVVDIPADYQDQADEYREKLIEAVAELDEELMEKYLGGEELTNDEIKAAIRKGVINVEFFPVMVGSAFKNKGVQLMLDAVIDYLPAPVDVPAIKGTLPDSDEEVERESSDEAPFSALAFKVMTDPYVGKLTFFRVYSGVLSSGSYVQNSTKGKRERVGRILQMHANSREEISQVYAGDIAAAVGLKDTTTGDTLCDEKNLVILESMVFPEPVIHLSVEPKTKADQDKMTTALQKLQEEDPTFHARTDQETGEVVISGMGELHLDILVDRMRREFKVEANVGAPQVAYRETFRASAQVEGKFARQSGGRGQFGHVWIEFSPNEEGKGFEFENGIVGGSVPREYIPAVQAGLEDAMQNGVLAGYPLIDVKARLFDGSYHDVDSSEMAFKIAASMALKNAVSKCNPVLLEPLMKVEVVIPDEYLGDIMGDVTSRRGRVEGMEARGNAQVVKAFVPLSEMFGYATTLRSNTQGRGNYSMHFDHYEEVPKSVMETIIKKNKGE from the coding sequence ATGGCAAGAGAGTTCTCCTTAAAAAACACTCGTAACATCGGAATTATGGCTCACATCGATGCTGGTAAAACAACAACGACTGAGCGTATCCTTTATTACACTGGCCGTATCCATAAAATTGGTGAAACGCACGAAGGTGCTTCACAAATGGACTGGATGGAGCAAGAGCAGGAGCGCGGGATTACAATCACGTCTGCTGCAACAACTGCTCAATGGAAAGGTCACCGTGTTAACATCATCGATACACCAGGGCACGTAGACTTCACAGTAGAAGTTGAACGTTCTCTTCGTGTACTTGATGGTGCGGTAACTGTACTTGATGCACAATCAGGTGTAGAACCACAAACGGAAACAGTATGGCGTCAAGCGACAACATACGGCGTTCCACGTGTTGTATTCGTCAACAAAATGGACAAATTGGGTGCTGACTTCCTTTACTCTGTTGGCACAATCCATGACCGTCTAATGGCGAATGCTCACCCAATTCAATTGCCAATCGGTGCGGAAGACGAGTTCTCAGGCATCATTGATCTTATTGAAATGAAAGCAACAATGTATGGCAATGACCTCGGTACTGAAATTGAGGTTGTTGACATTCCTGCAGATTACCAGGATCAAGCTGATGAATACCGTGAAAAGCTAATTGAAGCGGTAGCGGAGCTTGACGAAGAATTAATGGAGAAATACCTTGGCGGCGAAGAGTTGACGAATGACGAAATCAAAGCTGCGATTCGTAAAGGTGTTATCAACGTAGAATTCTTCCCAGTAATGGTTGGTTCTGCATTTAAAAACAAAGGTGTTCAGCTTATGCTTGACGCTGTTATCGACTATCTTCCAGCACCGGTTGATGTACCAGCAATCAAAGGTACGCTTCCAGACAGCGATGAAGAAGTGGAACGTGAATCTAGCGATGAAGCGCCGTTCTCGGCTCTTGCATTTAAAGTTATGACGGATCCATACGTTGGTAAATTGACGTTCTTCCGCGTATACTCAGGTGTTCTTTCATCTGGTTCATACGTTCAGAACTCAACAAAAGGCAAGCGTGAGCGTGTAGGTCGTATCCTTCAAATGCACGCAAACTCTCGCGAAGAGATTTCACAAGTGTACGCAGGTGATATCGCTGCTGCTGTTGGATTGAAAGATACAACAACAGGCGACACGCTTTGCGATGAGAAAAACCTTGTTATTCTTGAGTCTATGGTGTTCCCTGAACCTGTTATCCACTTGTCAGTTGAGCCTAAAACAAAAGCTGACCAAGATAAGATGACAACAGCACTTCAAAAACTTCAAGAAGAAGATCCAACATTCCATGCACGTACTGACCAGGAAACTGGTGAAGTTGTTATCTCGGGTATGGGTGAGCTTCACCTTGACATCCTTGTTGACCGTATGCGTCGCGAGTTCAAAGTAGAAGCAAACGTTGGTGCACCACAGGTAGCATACCGTGAAACGTTCCGTGCTAGTGCACAGGTTGAAGGTAAATTTGCCCGTCAATCTGGTGGACGCGGTCAGTTCGGTCACGTTTGGATCGAGTTCTCTCCTAACGAAGAAGGAAAAGGCTTCGAATTCGAAAACGGTATCGTTGGTGGTTCCGTACCACGTGAATACATTCCTGCTGTACAAGCTGGTCTAGAAGACGCTATGCAAAATGGTGTTCTTGCTGGTTACCCGTTGATCGACGTGAAAGCCCGCCTATTTGACGGTTCTTACCATGATGTCGATTCATCTGAGATGGCATTTAAAATTGCTGCTTCAATGGCGCTTAAAAATGCAGTATCAAAATGTAACCCAGTTCTTCTTGAGCCGCTTATGAAAGTTGAAGTTGTTATTCCAGACGAATATCTTGGCGACATCATGGGTGATGTTACATCACGCCGTGGACGTGTAGAAGGCATGGAAGCACGCGGTAACGCACAAGTTGTTAAAGCGTTCGTTCCACTTTCTGAGATGTTCGGTTACGCAACGACTCTTCGTTCTAATACGCAAGGTCGCGGTAACTACTCTATGCACTTCGATCATTATGAAGAAGTACCAAAGAGTGTTATGGAAACAATCATCAAAAAAAATAAAGGCGAATAA
- the rpsG gene encoding 30S ribosomal protein S7, with product MPRKGPVAKRDVLPDPLYNSKLVTRLINKMMVDGKRGKSQAILYAAFDTIRERTGNDPMEVFDQAMKNIMPVLEVKARRVGGANYQVPIEVRPERRTTLGLRWLVNYARLRGEKTMEERLAAEILDAANNSGASVKKREDTHKMAEANKAFAHYRW from the coding sequence ATGCCACGTAAAGGTCCTGTAGCAAAAAGAGACGTATTGCCTGATCCGCTTTACAACTCAAAATTAGTTACTCGTCTTATTAACAAAATGATGGTTGACGGGAAGCGTGGAAAATCCCAAGCCATCCTTTACGCAGCTTTTGATACAATCCGTGAACGCACGGGAAATGATCCAATGGAAGTATTCGACCAGGCGATGAAAAACATCATGCCGGTACTTGAGGTTAAAGCACGCCGTGTCGGCGGTGCGAACTACCAGGTACCTATTGAAGTTCGTCCTGAGCGCCGCACAACACTAGGTCTTCGCTGGTTGGTAAACTATGCGCGCCTACGCGGTGAAAAAACAATGGAAGAGCGCCTTGCAGCTGAAATTCTTGATGCGGCAAACAACAGCGGTGCTTCTGTTAAGAAACGCGAAGATACACACAAAATGGCGGAAGCGAACAAAGCATTCGCTCACTATCGCTGGTAA
- the rpsL gene encoding 30S ribosomal protein S12, whose protein sequence is MPTINQLVRKPRKSKITKSKSPALNKGFNSFKKSQTDVLSPQKRGVCTRVGTMTPKKPNSALRKYARVRLSNGIEVTAYIPGIGHNLQEHSVVLIRGGRVKDLPGVRYHIVRGALDTAGVETRRQGRSKYGTKRPKAPKA, encoded by the coding sequence ATGCCTACTATTAATCAGTTAGTACGTAAGCCTCGTAAATCAAAGATCACTAAATCGAAGTCTCCGGCGCTTAATAAAGGATTCAACAGCTTTAAGAAATCCCAAACAGATGTACTTTCTCCGCAAAAACGCGGTGTTTGCACACGTGTGGGAACAATGACGCCGAAAAAACCGAACTCAGCGCTTCGTAAATATGCGCGTGTGCGTTTGAGTAACGGTATTGAAGTAACAGCTTATATCCCTGGTATCGGCCATAACCTTCAAGAGCACAGTGTCGTTTTGATCCGCGGCGGACGTGTAAAAGACTTACCGGGGGTACGTTACCACATCGTTCGTGGTGCACTTGATACTGCCGGCGTTGAAACTCGTCGTCAAGGCCGTTCTAAATACGGTACAAAACGTCCTAAAGCACCAAAAGCATAA
- the rpoC gene encoding DNA-directed RNA polymerase subunit beta' has protein sequence MLDVNNFEYMKIGLASPDKIRSWSYGEVKKPETINYRTLKPEKDGLFCERIFGPTKDWECHCGKYKRVRYKGVVCDRCGVEVTKAKVRRERMGHIELAAPVSHIWYFKGIPSRMGLVLDMSPRALEEVIYFASYVVTESGDTALEKKQLLSEKEFRTYRDKYGSKFQASMGAEAIKKLLQDIDLDKETEQLKEELKSAQGQRRTRAIKRLEVIEAFRHSGNRPDWMILDVLPVIPPELRPMVQLDGGRFATSDLNDLYRRVINRNNRLKRLLDLGAPSIIVQNEKRMLQEAVDALIDNGRRGRPVTGPGNRPLKSLSHMLKGKQGRFRQNLLGKRVDYSGRSVIVVGPNLKMYQCGLPKEMALELFKPFVMKELVERGLAHNIKSAKRKIERVQSDVWDVLEEVIREHPVLLNRAPTLHRLGIQAFEPTLVEGRAIRLHPLVCTAYNADFDGDQMAVHVPLSAEAQAEARMLMLAAQNILNPKDGKPVVTPSQDMVLGNYYLTLEREGAVGEGAVFKDTNEAILAYQNGYVHLHTRVAVAASSLENQTFTEEQNKKLLVTTVGKLIFNEILPDTFPYINEPTSSNLEVKTPEKYFLDAGANVPEHIAKQEIVAPFKKKILGNIIAEVFKRFKITETSKMLDRMKDLGFRHSTKAGITVGVADIVVLGEKEGILKEAQAKVDNVMKQFRRGLITEEERYDRVISVWSAAKDVIQGKLMESLDKRNPIFMMSDSGARGNASNFTQLAGMRGLMANPAGRIIELPIKSSFREGLTVLEYFISTHGARKGLADTALKTADSGYLTRRLVDVAQDVIVREDDCGTDRGLEISSIKDGTEIIEALEERLIGRYSRKAIKHPETGEVLVRENEQIDEDLAKVVVEAGVETVWIRSAFTCNTRHGVCKKCYGRNLATGQEVEVGEAVGIIAAQSIGEPGTQLTMRTFHTGGVAGDDITQGLPRIQEIFEARNPKGQAIISEINGTITSITEGRDRQQEITIAGDVETRTYNAPYTARLKVAVNDTIERGQVLTEGSIDPKEYLKIKDVTSVQEYLLREVQKVYRMQGVEIGDKHVEVMVRQMLRKVRVLEAGDTDVLPGSLLEIHQFRDANEKVLLEGGIPATGRPILLGITKASLETDSFLSAASFQETTRVLTDAAIKGKRDELLGLKENVIIGKLVPAGTGMQRYRQSEANLKEEESVTVE, from the coding sequence TTGCTGGATGTCAATAATTTTGAGTACATGAAAATCGGTCTCGCTTCACCGGATAAGATCCGTTCATGGTCTTATGGAGAAGTTAAAAAACCTGAAACTATCAACTACCGTACGCTGAAGCCAGAAAAAGACGGCTTATTCTGTGAACGGATTTTTGGTCCTACGAAAGACTGGGAATGTCATTGCGGCAAATACAAGCGTGTTCGTTATAAGGGCGTTGTGTGTGACCGTTGTGGCGTTGAAGTAACAAAAGCGAAAGTGCGCCGTGAGCGTATGGGACACATTGAGCTGGCTGCGCCTGTTTCGCATATTTGGTATTTCAAAGGAATTCCAAGCCGTATGGGTCTTGTTCTGGACATGTCTCCACGTGCATTGGAAGAAGTCATTTACTTCGCATCTTACGTAGTAACAGAATCAGGAGATACAGCGCTTGAGAAAAAGCAGCTTCTTTCTGAAAAAGAGTTCCGTACTTACCGAGATAAATACGGCAGTAAGTTCCAGGCGTCTATGGGTGCAGAAGCGATCAAAAAGCTTCTTCAAGACATTGATCTTGATAAAGAAACAGAACAGTTAAAAGAAGAATTGAAATCAGCGCAAGGCCAGCGCCGTACACGTGCGATCAAGCGCCTTGAAGTGATTGAAGCATTCCGTCATTCTGGCAACCGTCCAGACTGGATGATTCTAGATGTGCTGCCGGTTATCCCGCCAGAACTTCGTCCAATGGTACAGCTGGATGGCGGCCGCTTTGCGACGTCTGATTTGAATGACTTGTACCGCCGTGTAATTAACCGGAACAACCGTCTTAAACGCTTGCTAGATCTTGGTGCGCCGAGCATCATTGTTCAAAACGAAAAGCGTATGCTTCAAGAAGCAGTAGACGCGTTGATCGACAATGGACGCCGTGGACGCCCTGTTACAGGACCGGGTAACCGTCCATTAAAATCTCTTTCACATATGCTGAAAGGGAAACAGGGCCGTTTCCGTCAAAACTTGCTTGGTAAGCGGGTTGACTACTCTGGCCGTTCTGTAATCGTCGTTGGTCCGAACTTGAAAATGTATCAATGCGGCCTTCCAAAAGAAATGGCGCTTGAACTTTTCAAACCGTTCGTTATGAAAGAACTTGTTGAGCGTGGACTTGCGCACAACATTAAAAGTGCAAAACGTAAAATTGAACGCGTTCAGTCTGATGTGTGGGATGTGCTTGAAGAAGTAATCCGTGAGCACCCGGTTCTCCTAAACCGCGCACCGACGCTTCACCGTCTTGGTATCCAGGCATTTGAACCAACATTGGTAGAAGGACGTGCGATTCGCCTTCACCCGCTCGTATGTACAGCATACAACGCAGACTTTGATGGTGACCAAATGGCTGTTCACGTGCCGCTTTCAGCAGAAGCACAAGCGGAAGCGCGTATGCTCATGCTGGCTGCACAGAACATTTTGAATCCGAAAGACGGAAAACCAGTTGTTACGCCGTCACAGGATATGGTACTCGGTAACTACTACTTAACGCTCGAGCGTGAAGGAGCAGTAGGGGAAGGGGCCGTCTTTAAAGATACAAACGAAGCAATTTTGGCTTATCAAAATGGATATGTTCACCTGCACACACGTGTTGCGGTGGCAGCTTCATCTCTTGAAAACCAGACCTTCACAGAAGAACAAAACAAAAAGCTTCTTGTTACAACGGTTGGTAAATTGATCTTTAATGAAATTTTGCCGGATACATTCCCGTACATTAACGAACCAACAAGCAGCAACCTTGAAGTGAAAACACCGGAGAAATATTTCTTAGATGCGGGTGCAAATGTGCCTGAGCACATTGCCAAGCAGGAAATTGTTGCTCCGTTTAAAAAGAAAATTCTTGGTAACATCATTGCTGAAGTATTCAAACGCTTCAAGATTACTGAAACATCTAAAATGCTTGACCGCATGAAAGACCTCGGCTTTAGACATTCGACAAAAGCGGGTATCACAGTAGGGGTAGCGGATATCGTTGTATTGGGTGAAAAAGAGGGAATTCTAAAAGAAGCACAGGCAAAAGTGGACAACGTTATGAAGCAGTTCCGCCGCGGTTTAATTACCGAAGAAGAGCGCTATGACCGCGTTATTTCTGTCTGGAGCGCAGCGAAAGATGTTATCCAGGGCAAATTGATGGAATCCCTTGATAAACGCAACCCGATCTTCATGATGAGTGATTCCGGAGCCCGTGGTAACGCGTCCAACTTTACACAGCTTGCTGGTATGCGCGGACTCATGGCCAACCCGGCCGGCCGGATTATCGAACTTCCGATCAAATCTTCGTTCCGTGAAGGTCTGACGGTACTCGAGTACTTTATCTCGACACACGGTGCGCGTAAAGGTCTTGCCGATACCGCCCTGAAAACAGCCGATTCAGGTTACTTAACACGTCGTCTCGTTGACGTAGCGCAGGACGTTATCGTTCGTGAGGATGATTGTGGGACAGATCGCGGCCTGGAAATCAGCTCGATCAAAGACGGCACGGAAATTATCGAGGCACTTGAAGAGCGTCTTATTGGCCGTTATTCACGTAAAGCAATCAAGCATCCGGAAACGGGTGAAGTGCTTGTCCGTGAAAACGAACAAATTGATGAAGACTTGGCGAAAGTGGTTGTGGAAGCAGGCGTGGAAACCGTATGGATCCGCTCAGCATTCACTTGCAACACACGTCATGGCGTATGTAAAAAATGCTACGGACGCAACTTGGCAACCGGCCAGGAAGTGGAAGTTGGCGAAGCAGTCGGTATTATTGCTGCCCAGTCAATCGGAGAGCCGGGAACACAGCTTACAATGCGTACGTTCCACACAGGCGGCGTAGCTGGAGACGATATTACGCAGGGTCTTCCGCGTATCCAGGAGATTTTCGAAGCGCGTAACCCGAAAGGTCAGGCGATCATTTCGGAAATCAACGGAACCATTACGTCTATTACAGAAGGCCGTGACCGTCAGCAGGAGATCACTATTGCAGGCGACGTGGAAACACGCACATACAACGCTCCATATACAGCACGCTTAAAAGTAGCCGTAAACGATACGATCGAACGCGGTCAAGTATTAACAGAAGGGTCTATCGATCCGAAAGAATACTTGAAAATCAAAGATGTCACATCTGTTCAGGAATACTTACTGCGTGAAGTGCAGAAGGTATACCGTATGCAGGGGGTTGAAATCGGCGATAAACACGTTGAAGTAATGGTTCGCCAAATGCTTCGTAAAGTACGTGTGCTTGAAGCGGGAGATACAGATGTTCTTCCAGGCAGTCTGCTTGAAATTCATCAGTTCCGTGATGCCAATGAAAAAGTTCTTCTTGAAGGCGGAATTCCGGCAACAGGCCGTCCGATCCTTTTGGGAATTACAAAAGCATCCCTCGAAACGGATTCCTTCTTGTCTGCTGCATCCTTCCAGGAAACAACTCGTGTCCTGACCGATGCTGCGATCAAAGGAAAGCGCGACGAATTGCTTGGCTTGAAAGAGAACGTTATTATCGGAAAACTCGTTCCGGCGGGTACTGGTATGCAGCGTTATCGTCAATCCGAAGCAAATCTAAAAGAAGAAGAATCAGTTACAGTCGAATAA
- the rpoB gene encoding DNA-directed RNA polymerase subunit beta yields MTGQLVQYGRHRQRRSYARISEVLDLPNLIEIQTASYQWFLDEGLREMFQDISPIEDFTGNLALEFIDYSLAEPKYPVDESKERDVTYSAPLRVKVRLLNKETGEVKDQEVFMGDFPLMTETGTFIINGAERVIVSQLVRSPSVYYNGKLDKNGKRGFTATVIPNRGAWLEYETDAKDIVYVRIDRTRKLPITVLLRALGFGTDQEIIDLLGDNEYLRNTLEKDNTETTEKALIEIYERLRPGEPPTVENAKSLLVSRFFDPKRYDLASVGRYKMNKKLHTKNRLFGQRLAETLADPETGEIIAEAGTVLDRRTLDKIIPYLENGVAFKTYRQSGGVVEEDMTVQTIKVYAPNSEEEQVINIIGNGFPEMNVKNITPADIIASIGYFFNLLYGVGDTDDIDHLGNRRLRSVGELLQNQFRIGLSRMERVVRERMSIQDTQTITPQQLINIRPVIASIKEFFGSSQLSQFMDQTNPLGELTHKRRLSALGPGGLTRERAGFEVRDVHYSHYGRMCPIETPEGPNIGLINSLSSFAKVNRFGFIETPYRRVDPDTGRVTQRIDYLTADEEDNYVVAQANVPLNEDGSFAEEEVVARFRGENTVVKRERVDYMDVSPKQVVSAATACIPFLENDDSNRALMGANMQRQAVPLMQPEAPIVGTGMEYVSAKDSGAAVICKHEGIVERVEARQILVRRIQEVDGQEIKGDLDKYKLQKFIRSNQGTCYNQRPIVAVGNRVKKGEILADGPSMELGELALGRNVLVAFMTWDGYNYEDAIIMSERLVKDDVYTSIHIEEYESESRDTKLGPEEITRDIPNVGEDALRNLDDRGIIRVGAEVKDGDLLVGKVTPKGVTELTAEERLLHAIFGEKAREVRDTSLRVPHGGSGIVLDVKVFNREDGDELPPGVNQLVRVYIVQKRKISEGDKMAGRHGNKGVISRILPEEDMPFLPDGTPVDIMLNPLGVPSRMNIGQVLELHLGMAARYLGIHVASPVFDGATEDDVWETIEEAGMSRDAKTVLYDGRSGEPFDNRVSVGIMYMIKLAHMVDDKLHARSTGPYSLVTQQPLGGKAQFGGQRFGEMEVWALEAYGAAYTLQEILTVKSDDIVGRVKTYEAIVKGENVPEPGVPESFKVLIKELQSLGLDVKIMSGDDQEIEMRDLEDEDDVQQADTLNIAPEAAGIEPIGSTD; encoded by the coding sequence TTGACAGGTCAACTAGTTCAGTATGGACGACACCGCCAGCGCAGAAGCTATGCGCGCATTAGTGAAGTATTAGATTTACCGAATTTGATTGAAATTCAAACAGCCTCCTATCAATGGTTTCTTGATGAGGGTCTGCGTGAAATGTTCCAGGACATTTCTCCGATTGAAGATTTCACAGGTAATCTGGCACTGGAATTTATTGATTACAGCCTGGCAGAGCCAAAGTATCCCGTGGATGAGTCGAAAGAGCGTGATGTTACGTATTCTGCGCCGCTCCGCGTGAAAGTCCGTCTTTTAAATAAAGAAACGGGCGAAGTGAAAGATCAAGAAGTTTTCATGGGCGATTTCCCGCTTATGACCGAAACAGGAACATTTATTATTAATGGTGCAGAGCGCGTTATCGTTTCTCAGCTTGTTCGTTCTCCAAGCGTATACTACAACGGTAAACTGGATAAAAACGGTAAGCGTGGATTTACTGCGACCGTTATTCCAAACCGTGGCGCATGGCTTGAGTATGAAACAGATGCTAAAGACATTGTGTATGTTCGGATCGACCGGACACGTAAATTGCCGATTACGGTATTACTACGTGCATTAGGGTTTGGCACTGATCAAGAAATCATCGACTTGCTTGGTGATAACGAATACTTGCGCAACACACTCGAAAAAGACAACACTGAAACAACGGAAAAAGCGTTGATTGAAATTTATGAGCGCCTTCGCCCGGGTGAGCCGCCAACAGTTGAAAATGCGAAAAGCCTTTTGGTTTCCCGCTTCTTTGACCCGAAACGGTATGACCTTGCAAGCGTTGGTCGTTATAAAATGAATAAAAAGCTTCACACGAAAAACCGTTTGTTTGGACAGCGTCTGGCAGAGACACTTGCCGATCCGGAAACAGGTGAAATTATCGCAGAAGCAGGCACTGTACTAGACCGCCGCACGCTCGATAAAATCATTCCGTATCTTGAAAACGGCGTAGCCTTTAAAACATACCGTCAAAGCGGCGGCGTAGTTGAAGAGGATATGACTGTTCAGACTATTAAAGTATATGCACCAAACAGCGAAGAAGAGCAGGTTATCAACATTATCGGAAACGGCTTCCCGGAAATGAATGTGAAGAATATCACGCCGGCAGACATCATTGCGTCAATCGGTTATTTCTTCAATCTTCTTTACGGAGTAGGCGACACAGACGATATTGACCACCTTGGTAACCGTCGTCTGCGTTCAGTAGGCGAGCTTCTGCAAAACCAATTCCGTATCGGTTTATCCCGTATGGAGCGTGTGGTTCGTGAGCGTATGTCGATTCAAGACACACAAACGATCACACCGCAGCAGTTGATTAACATCCGCCCAGTGATTGCGTCTATTAAAGAGTTCTTTGGAAGCTCCCAGCTTTCACAGTTCATGGACCAAACAAACCCGCTTGGCGAATTAACGCATAAACGCCGTTTATCTGCACTCGGACCAGGTGGTTTGACGCGTGAGCGTGCCGGCTTTGAAGTCCGTGACGTTCATTACTCTCACTATGGCCGTATGTGTCCGATTGAAACACCTGAGGGTCCAAACATCGGGCTGATCAACTCATTGTCTTCTTTCGCAAAAGTAAACCGCTTTGGCTTCATTGAAACACCGTACCGTCGTGTTGATCCAGACACAGGTCGTGTAACACAGCGTATTGATTACTTGACTGCGGACGAAGAAGACAACTATGTAGTAGCCCAGGCGAATGTTCCATTAAATGAAGATGGATCATTTGCGGAAGAAGAAGTCGTTGCTCGTTTCCGCGGTGAAAATACCGTCGTTAAACGTGAGCGCGTGGACTACATGGACGTATCGCCGAAACAGGTTGTTTCTGCTGCGACAGCATGTATCCCGTTCTTAGAAAACGATGACTCCAACCGTGCCCTTATGGGAGCGAACATGCAGCGTCAGGCTGTACCATTGATGCAGCCGGAAGCACCGATCGTCGGAACAGGTATGGAATATGTATCTGCGAAAGACTCCGGCGCTGCTGTTATTTGTAAGCATGAAGGAATCGTTGAGCGTGTAGAAGCACGTCAAATTCTTGTCCGTCGCATTCAGGAAGTAGATGGACAGGAAATCAAAGGCGATCTTGATAAATACAAACTGCAAAAATTCATTCGTTCCAACCAAGGAACATGCTACAACCAGCGTCCAATTGTTGCAGTCGGCAACCGTGTGAAAAAAGGTGAGATTTTAGCGGATGGTCCATCAATGGAACTCGGCGAACTTGCCCTTGGCCGTAACGTTCTTGTTGCGTTCATGACATGGGACGGCTATAACTATGAAGATGCGATTATTATGAGCGAGCGTCTTGTGAAAGATGACGTCTATACATCGATCCATATCGAAGAATACGAGTCAGAATCACGTGACACGAAGCTTGGGCCTGAAGAAATTACGCGCGATATTCCAAATGTCGGTGAAGATGCGCTTCGCAACCTTGATGACCGTGGAATTATCCGTGTTGGTGCAGAAGTAAAAGACGGTGATTTGCTTGTTGGGAAAGTTACGCCTAAAGGTGTAACAGAACTGACAGCAGAAGAACGCCTTCTTCATGCAATCTTCGGTGAAAAAGCACGTGAAGTTCGTGATACGTCGCTTCGTGTTCCTCACGGCGGAAGCGGAATTGTCCTTGATGTAAAAGTCTTTAACCGTGAAGACGGCGATGAGCTGCCACCGGGTGTAAACCAGCTGGTACGTGTGTACATCGTTCAAAAGCGGAAGATTTCTGAAGGGGATAAAATGGCCGGCCGTCACGGTAACAAAGGGGTAATCTCCCGTATCTTACCGGAAGAAGACATGCCGTTCCTGCCGGATGGCACGCCGGTTGATATCATGCTTAACCCGCTCGGCGTACCTTCCCGTATGAACATCGGTCAGGTGCTTGAGCTTCACTTAGGTATGGCTGCCCGCTACCTCGGCATTCATGTTGCGTCACCAGTATTTGATGGTGCAACTGAGGACGATGTGTGGGAAACAATCGAAGAAGCCGGCATGAGCCGTGATGCAAAAACGGTCTTGTACGATGGCCGCAGTGGTGAGCCGTTTGACAACCGTGTATCTGTTGGGATCATGTATATGATCAAGCTTGCGCACATGGTTGACGATAAGCTCCATGCGCGTTCTACTGGACCATACTCACTTGTTACACAGCAGCCGCTTGGCGGTAAAGCCCAGTTCGGCGGACAGCGTTTCGGTGAGATGGAGGTTTGGGCACTTGAAGCATATGGTGCCGCTTATACACTTCAAGAGATCTTAACAGTTAAGTCCGATGACATCGTTGGCCGTGTGAAAACATACGAAGCGATTGTGAAAGGCGAAAATGTTCCAGAACCAGGTGTTCCTGAATCATTCAAAGTATTGATCAAAGAACTTCAAAGTCTTGGTCTTGACGTGAAAATCATGTCAGGAGACGATCAAGAAATTGAAATGCGCGATCTTGAGGATGAGGATGATGTGCAGCAGGCCGATACGTTAAATATCGCTCCTGAAGCCGCTGGAATCGAGCCAATCGGATCAACAGACTGA
- a CDS encoding class I SAM-dependent methyltransferase — translation MADHYFSNKPNSEHRLQQFDFVLRDRTYRFETDAGVFSKSEVDFGSRLLIETFEWPEVEGPILDAGCGYGPIGLSIASEQPNRTIHMIDVNERALDLASKNAKRNGVENVQIYKSDRLQNVSEEGFAAVLTNPPIRAGKEVVFDIIQTGFAKLREGGELWVVIQKKQGAPSVMKEMERLAGSCDIAAKSKGYFILRAKK, via the coding sequence GTGGCAGATCATTATTTTTCCAATAAACCAAACAGTGAGCACCGTCTGCAGCAGTTTGATTTTGTGCTGCGGGACCGGACTTATAGATTCGAAACCGATGCAGGTGTTTTTTCAAAATCGGAAGTAGATTTTGGCTCAAGATTGTTAATTGAAACATTCGAATGGCCTGAAGTAGAGGGTCCCATCTTAGATGCAGGCTGCGGTTATGGGCCGATCGGCCTTTCAATCGCATCCGAGCAGCCAAACCGGACGATTCATATGATTGATGTAAACGAACGGGCTCTTGATCTCGCAAGCAAAAATGCAAAGCGAAACGGAGTAGAGAACGTTCAAATTTATAAAAGTGACCGTCTTCAAAATGTGTCGGAAGAAGGATTTGCCGCTGTGCTGACGAATCCGCCTATTCGTGCAGGAAAAGAAGTGGTATTTGATATTATTCAAACAGGATTTGCGAAGCTCAGAGAGGGCGGCGAACTGTGGGTAGTCATTCAAAAGAAGCAGGGAGCACCGTCTGTAATGAAAGAAATGGAGCGTCTGGCTGGCTCATGTGATATAGCAGCGAAGTCTAAGGGCTATTTTATTTTACGAGCGAAAAAATAA